The genomic interval ATTGGAGCTGGCCCAGCAGTGCGCCAATGCTTTCCTCGACTACTATCACCACCGGCGCCCGCATCTCTCACTCGACATGCTCACGCCCGCTCGTTTCGCTGAGTCGCATTTGCCTTGAGAGAATGCGGGATGCAGCAACTCCATGCGGCACACGCTATAATCGCCCTGTCTGCTGGCTGGATGTTCCGGAGGCGAGGACACGACAGTGCGGCGTATCGTCACTGATGGGCCGGTCTATTACCAGTTCGAGCAATGGGCTGGCAGCGCGCAAGCGCCGGTGCATGGCGTTTTCACGCGGCTGGGTGGTGTCAGCGTTGCACCGTGGGCGTCGCTCAATGTGGGCAGCACCGTCGGCGACGATCCGCAGGCGGTTGCCAGGAACAAGGCGCTGATGGCAGCGGCTCTGGGGCTGGATGAGCGCCACTTCTGCACGGTGTGGCAGGTGCATGGTCGGGAGGTCATCGCTGTCGAAGACTTGTCCTGCGCTGGGGGTATCCTGGGTAAAGCGGATGGCCTGATCACCGATCGCCCCGGCGCGGTGTTGACCATGCGCTTTGCGGATTGTGTGCCGATTTTGCTCTACGATCCGGTCAAACAGGTGATTGGCCTGGCTCATGCTGGCTGGCGCGGTACGGTCGCAGGCGTTGCTCAGAGCATCGTGGAAGCGATGATCCAGCGGTATGGGTGCCAGCCGGAGGATATTCAGGCGGGGATCGGGCCAAGCATCGGGCCGGAGCAGTACCGTGTCGGCGAGGACGTAGTGAACGCCGTGCAGTGGGCGTTCGGGGAGAGCGATGGCCTGATCCGGCGCCGGGAGGATGGCGAGGCGTATCTCGATCTGTGGGCGGCCAACCGCCGGGCGCTCAATGCGGTTGGTGTGCGCCAGGTGGAGGTCGCCGGACTCTGTACGGCGACGCAGACGCATGAATTCTATTCTCATCGGGCGGAGCAGGGCCGCACGGGTCGATTTGGTGTGGTGATCGCCCTGCCGGGCGCCTAGGGGATGGCGAGCCGTGATCCTGAAAGCACAGGAGCTTGACGAACGTCTACGGTTCGTGCGCGAGCAGATTGCGGCGGCGTGCCAGGCAGCGGGCCGTTCGCCGGAGACGGTGACACTGGTGGCGGTCAGCAAGACACAGCCGCCTGATCTGGTGGTGGCTGCCTGGCGGGCCGGGCAGACTGATTTCGGCGAGAACCGCCCGGAAGAGGCGGTGGAGAAGATCACTGCTGTCAGCGCAAAGCTGCCAGTTGCGCCAGTGCGCTGGCACATGATCGGCCACATTCAAAGCCGCAAAGCGCGGCTGGTGCTGTCGCGATTCGTCCTGATCCATTCGGTGGATTCCCTGCGGCTGGCGTCTAAACTCTCGCGGCTGGCTCAGGATGCGGGTGAGACGCTGGACATTCTGCTGGAGATGAATACCAGCGGCGAAGCCAGCAAGTATGGCTGGCCGGTGGCTGGCTGGGAGGGGAGCGCGACGCTGCGCCAGGCGCTATGGGAAGATGTGCGCCAGATTCAGACCTTGCCTGGAATCCGGGTGCGTGGACTGATGACCATGGCGCCCATTGTGACGGATGCGGAACAGGCGCGTCCGATCTTTGCGGGGTTGCGCCGCCTGCGTGATGCCCTGGCGGAGTCGTTCCCACAGGTCGACTGGTCGCAACTCAGTATGGGGATGACGGATGATTATCCGGTGGCGATCAGTGAAGGCGCGACGATTGTGCGGATTGGTCGGGCTATCTTCGGCCCGCGGTTATGAGGTGCAATGTCATGGCTGAGTTTATCCTGATGCTCGGACGGCTGTATCAGTTTGTTTTGCTGGCTCGCGTGCTGATGAGCTGGGTGCAGATCAATCCGTATCATCCGGTGGTGCAGGTATTGCTCCAGCTCACAGAGCCGGTGCTACAACCGATCCGCCAGGTGCTTCCGCAGACGATGGGGTTGGACTTCAGCCCGGTGATCGCCATGATTCTTGTCCAGCTGGTGACACAGGTTATCGTCGCCGCGCTGTAGAAAGGATGGCTGCTCATGACCAGGCGGAAGTTCGAAATCCGGGATGGTGTTGGCGGAGCCGCTTTTGCGGTGCATGTGATCACCAGGGCGGAGCGCGCCGAGATCGCTGGTGTACATGAGGGTGGGGCGCTCAGGATTCGGTTGACTTCCTCGCCCGCTGACCCTGATCTGGTCAACCAGGAACTGATAGCATTTCTGGCCCGGTGGTTGCAGGTTGCGCCGGGGGCCATCCAGATCGTGGCCGGTTTTAAAGGTCGGGACAAACTGGTGAGCGTGGATGGCCTTGATCCTGCTGTGCTCGATGAACGCCTGGCCGATCGCGAGAGTTAGTTTTATGAAGCGCATTGCCTGGGTGGTTGCGGCGATCGTGCTGCTGGCTGGCTGCGGTGAGACCGGGCCAGGCCTGCAGCAGCCCACCCAGGCGCTGATCCGCTCTACTGATACGTTGACGCCATCGCCAACGCTGGCTCCGGCAGTAACCTCAACCCCAATATCCCCACCTCTGACGCCGACACCGGCAGGGGCGGCAGGGGTTGAAACGGCTCGAAATATGGTAGGGCTGGTAGTTGCTGACCTGGCTGAGCATGAGGGTGTGGCGACTGATGAGATTGATGTGTGGATGGTCGAAGCTGTCTCGTGGCCGGGTGGCCAGCTGGAGTGTCAGCCGGTCGATCAGGTAGACGGCGAATCGTTGCCCGGTTACCGGATCAGCCTGCTGATCGGAAGTACGCGATACATCTACCATACGGACAGCAGAGCGAGGTTTGTATTATGCCCGGTTGAGGAGTCAGCGCCAGCAGGTGACCTGATCATTCTTGATACGCAGGTGCAGGCGCTGGTGGAACTGGCGCGCGCCCACTTAGCCCGACGGCTGGATCTGCCAGTGCGTCGGATATTTGTGGTGGACGCCTATCCGGTTGACTGGCCAGATGCCCGGCTAGGCTGTCTCCTGAGCGATGAGCAGGTGCCTCCGACGCCTGTGTCTGGCTATCGCATTGTGCTGCAGGCCGGCGAAACCACGTATGTGTATCACAGCGATTACCGGCAGGTGGTTTATTGCCCGGCGGAGGCCATTCAGGTGACGGCTACACCGCTGGCTACTGCGGTGGGCGTTTCCCCTGATCAGGGTTGAGTAGTTGATACGTTTGGCCATGGGCCGGGACTGCCCCATGCGGCTGGCATCCTGTGGCCAGTAGTGCGAGGTTTGCTGATGACTGGTCGAGCGCGTGTTTTTGCACTGGCATGGCTATTGTGCTCAGGCTTGCTGTGGTCCGGGGTGGTGCAGTTTCCTGTGGCGGATGCCCAGGGGGATGAAAGCTGCATGATGGATACGGCAGAGATGGTGGCGAGTGCGGCCACCTGTGGCCGTGTGGCTCCGGGTATGCTGTGTCCGGCAGGGCGGGTTGAAGTCTATGGGCCGTCCGGGCAGCAGCCTGGTAACGGATCAGAACTGCCGCTGGAGGACATTGAGCGGGTGGAAACGCATGGGGCGACACCGGAAGAGCCAGTGCCGGGTATCAGTGTGCTGAATGTGCCCGGTCTGGCGGAAGGCGAGCGCCTGACTGCGGTGCTGTTTGGCGAAGCATCGCTGACCCATGAGCCAGGGCCGCCTGTCGCGCCTGTCTGCAATGCGGTTTCGATTGGCACAGTGAACATCCGGCAGGAACCTAATACTGAGTCGGCGATTCTGGGGCAACTCTCGCCGGGCGCTTCCGTGCCCATCACCGCGCGGCTGGCTGATGGATCGTGGTGGCGCGTTCGCTGGGAAGACCGTGATGTTTGGATTTTTGCCCAGCTTGCTCCAGCAGATTGCGATCCTGCCGCCATGCTGGTGATCGATCCGCTCAGTGGGGCGGTGAACGGCGGTTTGCCCGCGCCGGCTTTTCAGGGCGCGCGCCTGCAGACCAGCTTCCTTGTGCCAGCCTGCGCTGGTGCGCCTCGTGGCGGTCTGTTGCTCCAATCCGAGGGTGGCAAGGCGTCGTGGCGGATCAATGGTCTGACGTTGACACTTGATGGCACCGCGCTGGTGCAGGCCAGCCCGGATGATGTGCTG from Anaerolineae bacterium carries:
- the pgeF gene encoding peptidoglycan editing factor PgeF, with amino-acid sequence MRRIVTDGPVYYQFEQWAGSAQAPVHGVFTRLGGVSVAPWASLNVGSTVGDDPQAVARNKALMAAALGLDERHFCTVWQVHGREVIAVEDLSCAGGILGKADGLITDRPGAVLTMRFADCVPILLYDPVKQVIGLAHAGWRGTVAGVAQSIVEAMIQRYGCQPEDIQAGIGPSIGPEQYRVGEDVVNAVQWAFGESDGLIRRREDGEAYLDLWAANRRALNAVGVRQVEVAGLCTATQTHEFYSHRAEQGRTGRFGVVIALPGA
- a CDS encoding YggS family pyridoxal phosphate-dependent enzyme, which produces MKAQELDERLRFVREQIAAACQAAGRSPETVTLVAVSKTQPPDLVVAAWRAGQTDFGENRPEEAVEKITAVSAKLPVAPVRWHMIGHIQSRKARLVLSRFVLIHSVDSLRLASKLSRLAQDAGETLDILLEMNTSGEASKYGWPVAGWEGSATLRQALWEDVRQIQTLPGIRVRGLMTMAPIVTDAEQARPIFAGLRRLRDALAESFPQVDWSQLSMGMTDDYPVAISEGATIVRIGRAIFGPRL
- a CDS encoding YggT family protein, with protein sequence MAEFILMLGRLYQFVLLARVLMSWVQINPYHPVVQVLLQLTEPVLQPIRQVLPQTMGLDFSPVIAMILVQLVTQVIVAAL
- a CDS encoding DUF167 domain-containing protein: MTRRKFEIRDGVGGAAFAVHVITRAERAEIAGVHEGGALRIRLTSSPADPDLVNQELIAFLARWLQVAPGAIQIVAGFKGRDKLVSVDGLDPAVLDERLADRES